A genomic window from Micromonospora sp. WMMA1947 includes:
- a CDS encoding cation acetate symporter, which translates to MNTVLAAEAGSTTARNLTITLFLVFVAITLAITVWASRQTKTATDFYAGGRSFSGFQNGMAIGGDYMSAASFLGIAGIIALYGYDGFLYSIGFLVAWLVALLLVAELLRNSGRYTMADVLAFRMRQRPVRTAAAVSTITVSIFYLLAQMVGAGALVALLLGIKPGTTFLGMDADTAKVATIILVGALMIIYVTVGGMKGTTYVQIVKAFLLMGGALVMTLLVLAKYKFNLSSLLGDAASASGKGAAFLEPGLRYGVETPGDALKTFYSKMDLLSLGIALVLGTAGLPHILIRFYTVPTARAARKSVLWAIGIIGSFYLLTLALGFGAAAIVGGQAITEQDKAGNTAAPQLAEALGVDFLGGNLGGATLLAIIAAVAFATILAVVAGLTLASSSSLAHDFYANVMKKGEASERQEVNVARISALVIGAVSIVLSIFAQNLNVAFLVALAFAVAASGNLPAILYSLFWKRFNTSGAVWAIYGGLLAAVVLVFFSPVVSGAPTAMFPDHDWQWFPLSNPGIISIPFGFLCGWLGTILSKESDEEKYAELEVRSLTGAGAH; encoded by the coding sequence ATGAACACGGTCCTCGCGGCTGAGGCGGGCAGCACCACCGCCCGGAACCTCACCATCACGCTGTTCCTGGTCTTCGTGGCGATCACGCTGGCGATCACCGTCTGGGCCAGCCGGCAGACCAAGACCGCCACCGACTTCTACGCCGGCGGCCGGTCGTTCTCCGGTTTCCAGAACGGCATGGCGATCGGCGGCGACTACATGTCGGCGGCGTCCTTCCTGGGCATCGCCGGCATCATCGCGCTCTACGGCTACGACGGCTTCCTCTACTCGATCGGCTTCCTGGTCGCCTGGCTGGTGGCGCTGCTGCTGGTGGCCGAGCTGCTGCGCAACTCCGGCCGGTACACGATGGCGGACGTCCTGGCGTTCCGGATGCGGCAGCGGCCCGTCCGGACCGCGGCGGCGGTCTCCACCATCACCGTGTCGATCTTCTACCTGCTGGCCCAGATGGTCGGCGCCGGCGCGCTCGTCGCGCTGCTGCTCGGCATCAAGCCGGGCACCACCTTCCTCGGCATGGACGCCGACACCGCCAAGGTCGCCACCATCATCCTGGTCGGCGCCCTGATGATCATCTACGTGACGGTCGGTGGCATGAAGGGCACCACCTACGTGCAGATCGTCAAGGCGTTCCTGCTGATGGGCGGCGCGCTGGTGATGACGCTGCTGGTGCTCGCCAAGTACAAGTTCAACCTGTCCTCGCTGCTCGGCGACGCGGCCAGCGCCTCCGGCAAGGGAGCGGCGTTCCTCGAACCCGGGCTGCGCTACGGCGTGGAGACACCCGGCGACGCGCTGAAGACGTTCTACAGCAAGATGGACCTGCTCTCGCTGGGCATCGCGCTGGTCCTCGGCACGGCCGGCCTGCCGCACATCCTGATCCGCTTCTACACCGTGCCGACCGCGCGGGCGGCCCGTAAGAGCGTGCTCTGGGCGATCGGCATCATCGGCTCGTTCTACCTGCTCACCCTGGCGCTCGGCTTCGGCGCGGCGGCCATCGTCGGCGGGCAGGCGATCACCGAGCAGGACAAGGCCGGCAACACGGCGGCGCCACAGCTGGCCGAGGCGCTGGGCGTGGACTTCCTCGGCGGGAACCTGGGCGGCGCGACACTGCTGGCGATCATCGCGGCGGTCGCGTTCGCCACGATCCTCGCCGTGGTCGCCGGGTTGACGTTGGCGTCGTCGTCGAGCCTGGCGCACGACTTCTACGCCAACGTGATGAAGAAGGGTGAGGCGTCGGAGCGGCAGGAGGTGAACGTCGCCCGGATCTCCGCGCTGGTGATCGGCGCGGTCTCGATCGTCCTGTCGATCTTCGCGCAGAACCTGAACGTGGCGTTCCTGGTCGCGCTGGCGTTCGCGGTCGCCGCCTCGGGCAACCTGCCGGCGATCCTCTACAGCCTGTTCTGGAAGCGGTTCAACACCTCGGGCGCGGTCTGGGCGATCTACGGCGGCCTGCTCGCCGCCGTGGTGCTCGTCTTCTTCTCGCCGGTCGTCTCCGGCGCGCCGACGGCGATGTTCCCCGACCACGACTGGCAGTGGTTCCCGCTGTCGAACCCGGGCATCATCTCGATCCCGTTCGGCTTCCTGTGCGGCTGGCTCGGCACGATCCTGTCCAAGGAGAGCGACGAGGAGAAGTACGCGGAGCTGGAGGTGCGCTCGCTCACCGGAGCCGGCGCGCACTGA
- a CDS encoding flavin reductase family protein: MPGRVGRSVEPRPTAGGTMFHVNPDPGAQIHSTDPFAAPAGQRSPVRRLRGRLAAPVTLWTAPGPAGLTVSSTLVAEGEPDRLLGLIDPESDLWAAIEEAGRFAVAPLGPQHRQLADRFAGLFPSPGGLFALDAWTETPYGPVPADAGGWAGCRLDTAREYGWALLVEATIESVALPADTPPLLHYRGRYHNLPG, from the coding sequence ATGCCCGGCAGGGTAGGGCGTTCCGTCGAACCTCGCCCGACGGCGGGCGGCACAATGTTTCACGTGAATCCAGATCCGGGCGCGCAGATCCACTCCACCGATCCGTTCGCGGCGCCGGCCGGGCAACGCTCGCCGGTGCGGCGGCTGCGCGGCCGGCTGGCCGCACCGGTGACGCTCTGGACCGCGCCCGGACCGGCCGGGCTGACCGTCTCGTCCACGCTCGTGGCCGAGGGCGAGCCGGACCGGCTGCTCGGCCTGATCGATCCGGAGTCGGACCTGTGGGCGGCGATCGAGGAGGCCGGACGGTTCGCGGTGGCCCCGCTGGGCCCGCAGCACCGCCAGCTCGCCGACCGCTTCGCCGGGCTGTTCCCGTCGCCCGGCGGCCTGTTCGCGCTCGACGCCTGGACCGAGACGCCGTACGGCCCGGTGCCGGCGGACGCCGGCGGGTGGGCGGGGTGCCGCCTGGACACCGCCCGCGAGTACGGCTGGGCCCTGCTGGTCGAGGCCACCATCGAGTCGGTGGCCCTACCTGCGGACACCCCTCCGTTGCTGCACTACCGCGGCCGCTACCACAACCTCCCCGGCTGA
- a CDS encoding SRPBCC family protein, giving the protein MPVVEAVTTVPVPPELAFAVSQTTAPVRYRWDPFVREQHFVDGATRPGRGVRTFTRSRHGLVMVSEYVSWSPPTNVGMKMVRGPWFFERFGGGWRFAPGPEPDTTIATWRYNFRCRPAFLRPVAERIGGWLLGRDIRRRIAGYAAGCADPEVLAAARRLLADD; this is encoded by the coding sequence CCACCGTCCCCGTTCCCCCGGAGCTGGCGTTCGCCGTCTCCCAGACCACCGCACCGGTGCGGTACCGCTGGGACCCGTTCGTCCGTGAGCAGCACTTCGTCGACGGTGCGACGCGGCCCGGCCGGGGCGTACGCACCTTCACCCGGTCCCGGCACGGCCTGGTCATGGTGAGCGAGTACGTCTCCTGGTCGCCGCCGACGAACGTCGGCATGAAGATGGTGCGCGGACCGTGGTTCTTCGAACGGTTCGGCGGCGGCTGGCGCTTCGCGCCCGGTCCGGAGCCGGACACCACGATCGCGACGTGGCGGTACAACTTCCGCTGCCGGCCCGCGTTTCTGCGCCCGGTCGCCGAGCGGATCGGGGGGTGGTTGCTCGGGCGCGACATCCGGCGCCGGATCGCCGGGTACGCGGCCGGCTGCGCCGATCCGGAGGTGCTGGCCGCCGCCCGCCGGTTGCTCGCCGACGACTGA
- a CDS encoding DUF485 domain-containing protein has translation MSTDTPASAPAESAAERYLAVQRSDEFAGLRRALRGFVFPMTVAFFLWYALYVILSAYARGFMGTKLIGNINVALVFGLLQFVSTFVIAWLYSRFANRRIDPVADKIRDEIGEVTHEHGPRG, from the coding sequence ATGTCCACGGACACACCCGCGTCCGCACCCGCCGAGTCGGCGGCGGAACGGTACCTCGCCGTCCAGCGGTCGGACGAGTTCGCCGGGTTGCGTCGCGCGCTGCGCGGCTTCGTCTTCCCGATGACCGTCGCGTTCTTCCTGTGGTACGCGCTCTACGTCATCCTCTCCGCGTACGCGCGGGGATTCATGGGCACGAAGCTGATCGGCAACATCAACGTCGCCCTGGTCTTCGGCCTGCTCCAGTTCGTCTCCACGTTCGTCATCGCCTGGCTCTACTCCCGGTTCGCCAACCGCCGGATCGACCCGGTCGCCGACAAGATCCGTGACGAGATCGGGGAGGTGACCCATGAACACGGTCCTCGCGGCTGA